Part of the Scyliorhinus canicula chromosome 13, sScyCan1.1, whole genome shotgun sequence genome, ttgagcccacaccttcaccctatccccttaaaccacctaatctttttggacactgagggcaatttagcttggccaatccacctaacctgcacatctttggactgtgggaggaaaccggagcacccggaggaaacccacgcagacacagggagaacgtgtagactccgcacagacagtgacccaagccaggaatcgaacctgggtccctgcagttgtgaagtaactgtgctaaccactgtgctgcagtgccgCCAATGTTGGTCTTTAGTGCGAAGGGGTTGGAGCAGACGAATAAGGAAGGCTTGTCGCGAGTGTACAGGGGTTcgatgagatcacacctggacTGCAGGGTGTAGTCTCGGTCTCCAGATTTAAGGATCTACTTGCATGGGGGGGGGTGATACAGCTGAGGTTTGGaactcactaccccagagtgttgTGAGTGCTCCaccgttgaatatatttaaggctgggacagGCAGATATTtgctctctcagggaatcaaggggagCGGGCGGCAAATGACATCCAGGCCGAAGATCAGCCaccatcatattgaatggcagagcaggctccatgggCCTACTCCTGTTATGTTCTTACCCAGCCCTTAGTAACACACTTGTGTCTTACACCCCGAGGCTCAACAGCCTGAAGTGCGTGTGCTTCAGGCGGGTCTGGTTCCTCACCGCGTCCTTAAAGGGTTAAATGAGGATCAGTTTGCACGGGTTCAGCTTGTGCTCCTTTGAGTTGGGGAGGGCGATTTCATCGTAGTTAAAAAGATCCCAAAGGGTCGATCAAGAGAAATAATTTCCTCTGACGAGGAGAGTCCTGAACAAGGGGGTAACCAGAgctggggcagtgtcagggggcaccTCTTTACAAGAGTAACAGACAATCACTGGAATGCTATGCTACGTAGTTCAGACAGTCCAATGGTGATTACTGATTTAGTTCCTCGGTTATTGAGTTTTACAACTTCATTACGAGAGGATCTAACCAGTCGTCGCCCCCTGACATTCAACGGCATCATCATCGCTCAATCCTGCACTCTCAAAATcctgggagggatggggggggggggggggggtttaccattgaccagaaactgaaccggactaGTCATATCAATActttggctaccagagcaggtcagaggccaggaatcctacggcgagtaactcacttcccgactccccaaagcttgtccagcatctacaaggtaccagtcaggagtgagatggaatactttccacttgcctggatgagtgcagctccaacaacactcaataagctcgacaccatccaggacaaagcagccccgcttgattgctaccccttccacaaacattcaatccctccatcactgacaaactgtagcagccgtgtgtaacatctacaagatgcactgtagggactcaccaaggttcctaagGCAGCACCTTCAACAACTGGGGAACAGGACTTCCACGACATGCCCAGGAACAGGAGGACCCCACTTAGTCCCTTAAGCCTGTTTCGCTATTcaaggagatcatggctgatctgtgccaCAGATCCatccaaccaccctccccccccactcccccccccccccccagtccctatCGCTTCATACACTTACTCAGCAAAAAAGATCTTTTTGAACATTTCTGTTGCTCCCTTTTGCTCTCACAGCCTTTTGCTGCTGAGAAAGTTCCAGATTGTCCGTCACTCTTGTAAAGAGGTGCCTCCTGACACTGCCCCAGCTCTGGTTACCCCCCTTGTTCAGGACTCCCCTTGTCAGAGGGAATTATTTCTCTTGATCGACCCTTTGGGATCTTTTTAACAACGATTAAATCACCCTCCCCACGACtgccaccatctggaaggacaagggaacaccaccacctggaggttccctccaagtcactcaccaccctcatttgaaatgaaatgaaaatcgcttattgtcccaagtaggcttcaatgaagttaccgtgaaaagcccctagtccccacattccggcccctgttcagggaggctggtacgggaacttggaaacatagcagccattccttcactgtcgttgggtcaaaatgctgaagctccctctctaacagcacagggactgcagcggttcaatgcAGCCGCCCACCACCATCttgtcaagagcaattagggatgggaaataaacacTGGCTTAGCCACATCCTGCGAAAGAATTTAAATAAATTTCTTTGACCGAGATGTTTCCACTCAAGCCTGAAGACTGGAACATGCCAAGAAATAGGTGGTTGGCTGCTGTTGCCCCACTTGGGTGACAGGGATTGGAGGTGATTGAAAACGTTCCCCGTCCCTGTCCTTACAATTCCACTAAAATTCATCTCATGGCTCACAACTGACAGTCCACCTAAAACCTACTATCAGTGCAACTCCTCGGTGGAACGCACCAGCTTAGAGGACagatttgggttggggggggggggggggggggggggggggctgcggctcCAGTAGTGCAGCTCCTGCTGTGCTCCAGTGTGGAGCTTGGGGAATCAGTGGCGTGTTCTCGAGCGCAGGGAGTGGGTGGGCTCCagcatcccacaagtcccgaaagacgcgctgttcggtgaactggacattctgaattctccctctgtgtacctgaacaggcaccggaatgtggcaactaggggcttttcacagtaacttcattgcagtgttaatgtaagcctacttgtgacaaagattatcaTTTTGGGGGTAAGGGGGGTATGCTCCAGTGTGGGGAAGGGGATACCAGCATTGGGGTAAGTGGGTGGGTGCTCCAGTGTGGGGGAACAGTCTCCAGTGTGGTGGGGGCTCCAGTTAGATTCCAACACGCCACACTAACACTTGCCTTCTCCATCATTACTGAAGCCGTACGATTTGATAACATCCTGCTGGATCTGGGTTGCCACAGGCAATATAAACTGCAGCATCTTGCCCATGTCGTTACAGGCGTTGTCCCGAGCCTCCTCCATTCTCATTGCATTATCGGGGGAAGCAAAGGCCTTGATCACTTCAGTTAAAACCActgaggaaaggagagagagagagaaacagtgtgaatatcacagagagagagagaaaaataagaaAAGATGGATGGAAAAGCCACTGGACATCAACTGGACAACATAGAGTGTTCACATTCTTGGACAGAGTTGTCTCTAAAATTCCAAATTATAACTGAACGTCAAAACGAGACCAAACCCAAGGGCCAGCGTGGAGCCCAGATTCTGGACCATTCTCTCCATTACTGCCCTCTCCACTCCCTCCATCATCCCTGAGCTCTTCTCGTCTCCCTCAATCATCCCCGGcctctcctcttcctccatcACCACTTACctctcctccgctccctccaTCCCCGGCCTCTCCTCTcatcatccccggcctcttctcctctccctccatccccgactctcctctcccctccatccccggcctcttcgccGCTCCCTCCATCCCCGGCATCTCCTCTCCCGTTcatcatccccggcctcttctcctctccctccatccccgaaTCTCCTCTCCCCTCCATCATCCCCAACCTCTCCTTTCCCTCCATCTCCGGCCactcctctccctccatccccggcctctcctctccctccatccccggcctctccctcctctccatccccggcctctccctcccctccatccccggCCTCTCCCTCCAACCCcggctcccctctccctccatccccggcCTCTCTTCTCCCTCCATCCccggcctctcccctccctccatcatCCCCGACCTCTCCTTTCCCTCCATCCCCGGCCactgctctccctccatccccggcctctcctctccctccatcccccggccctctcctctccctccatccccggcCTCTCCATCCCcggcctctcctctccctccatccccggcctcccctctccctccatctccggcctcccctctccctccatctccggcctcccctctccatccccggcctctccctcacctccatccccggcctttcctctccctccatccccggcctttcctctccctccatccccgtcctctcctctccctccatccccggcctctcctcccctctccatcccggcctctctcccctctccatccccggcctctccctcacctccatccccggcctttcctctccctccatccccggcctttcctctccctccatccccggcctctcctctccctccatcccaggcctctcctctccctccatcccccggcctctcctctccctccatcccccggcctcccctctccctccatcccccggctctccctccatccctgccctctccctcctctccatccccgggcctcccctccccctccatccccgggcctcccctccccctccatccccgggcctcccctccccctccatcccgggccctcccctcccctccatccccgggcctccctcccctccatccccgggcctcccctccccctccatccccgggcctcccctccccctccatccccgggcctccctccccctccatccccgggcctcccctccccctccatccccgggcctcccctccccctccatccccgggcctcccctctccctccatccccgggcctcccctctccctccatccccgggcctcccctctccctccatccccgggcctcccctctccctccatccccgggcctcccctctccctccatccccgggcctcccctctccctccatccccgggcctcccctctccctccatccccgggcctcccctctccctccatccccgggcctcccctctccctccatccccgggCCTCTCCTCCTTCACCTTTCGCCTGCTCCAGGCTCAGTCCGGCCGgcggctgttgctgctgctgttgagccGCCGCCATGTCACCGTCTTGGTGCCGGAGAgaaatccagctccaggtcccggaGCAGCCCGGCCGCCTGGGCCGCAACTCGGAGCGATAGAGGCCGGAGGAGCAGGCCCGGCAACAGCTCCACCCAGAGGCCGGAGGACCGCACCCGGGAACAGCTCCACCtagaggctggaggagcaggCCCGGGAACAGCTCCACCCAGAGGCCGGAGGAGCAGGCCCGGGAACAGCTCCACCCAGAGGTCGGAGTACCGCGCCCGGGAACAGCGCCACCCAGAGGCCGGAGGCCCGCACCCGGGAACAGCTCCACCCAGTGGCCGGAGGAGCAGGCCCGGGAACAGCTCCACCCAGAGGTCGGAGTACCGCGCCCGGGAACAGCGCCACCCAGAGGCCGGAGGCCCGCACCCGGGAACAGCTCCACCCAGAGGCCcgtacctgggaacagcaccacctagATGCCGGAGGACCGCACCCGGGAACAGCTCCTCCCGCAGTCGGAGGACCAATCCCGCAACGAGGAGCCGAGCCGCCCGCAGGTCGGAGGACCGATCCCGCAGCCGCGAACAGCGCCACCATCAGGTCGGAGAACCGGCCCGTCAGCAGGGAATGGCGCCACCCGCA contains:
- the grcc10 gene encoding protein C10; this encodes MAAAQQQQQQPPAGLSLEQAKVVLTEVIKAFASPDNAMRMEEARDNACNDMGKMLQFILPVATQIQQDVIKSYGFSNDGEGVLKFARIIKTYEGQDPEIAAMSAKLKSMFLPPMTVPPHSAGISAS